Proteins encoded within one genomic window of Phototrophicus methaneseepsis:
- a CDS encoding ABC transporter ATP-binding protein, whose product MPFISCKQVVRAYKVDNHEIVALRGIDFTMEKGEMVAIIGPSGAGKSSLLNLLGGLDKPTAGQLIVDGQSLLELKGRALAHYRLERVGFVWQEVEKNLLFHRSALGNVTLPMMLAGVSPFTRRKQARELLDAVDLLEHINKKPSQLSGGQQQRVAIAVALANKPQLLLADEPTGALDGKTAVAVMDLLMDLRERYGLTILMVTHDMKMAQYADRVLTLRDGALGQNMSDEDASPHLDEDGRLQLPQNVRTTLKEAPYIAVEIRPEGVLLRPEHEDEDHTDALLSDMLPQDAAPDRRGLFGRMRRLLGRKDRAS is encoded by the coding sequence ATGCCGTTTATCTCTTGTAAACAGGTCGTACGAGCCTACAAAGTCGATAACCATGAAATCGTGGCCCTGCGCGGCATCGACTTCACCATGGAAAAAGGCGAGATGGTCGCCATTATCGGCCCTAGTGGCGCGGGCAAAAGCTCGCTGCTGAACCTGCTCGGCGGCCTGGATAAACCAACAGCGGGCCAGCTCATCGTTGATGGGCAATCGCTGTTGGAGCTTAAAGGGCGTGCCCTGGCCCATTATCGCCTGGAGCGGGTGGGCTTTGTGTGGCAGGAAGTCGAGAAGAACCTGCTGTTCCATCGCAGCGCATTAGGCAACGTCACCCTGCCGATGATGCTGGCGGGGGTCTCGCCATTTACGCGGCGCAAACAAGCCCGTGAGCTTCTCGATGCGGTTGACCTGCTTGAGCACATCAACAAAAAGCCGTCGCAATTATCCGGCGGCCAGCAGCAGCGCGTCGCCATCGCCGTCGCCCTGGCGAATAAGCCACAGCTTTTGCTGGCAGATGAACCCACCGGCGCGCTCGATGGCAAAACAGCCGTTGCCGTTATGGACCTGCTGATGGACCTGCGCGAGCGTTATGGCCTGACGATTTTGATGGTCACACATGATATGAAGATGGCCCAATATGCCGACCGCGTCCTGACGCTGCGCGATGGGGCGCTCGGCCAGAATATGTCTGACGAAGATGCATCACCACACCTTGACGAAGATGGCCGTTTGCAACTGCCGCAGAATGTTCGCACGACGCTGAAAGAAGCGCCTTATATCGCCGTAGAAATCCGGCCAGAGGGGGTTCTGCTGCGCCCGGAACACGAAGACGAAGATCATACCGATGCGCTGCTTTCCGATATGCTGCCACAGGACGCCGCACCTGATCGCAGAGGGTTATTCGGGCGCATGCGGCGGCTCTTAGGGAGAAAGGACCGCGCCTCATGA
- a CDS encoding efflux RND transporter periplasmic adaptor subunit codes for MRLRIGFIIIALLVAACQPAQNDFAQDITATATPIPTAQAAQRTTYTVQRGTVSELYEFTGRWLPRDQMQLAFQVSGNVRSVTVQRGDTVSVGELLADLQIDDLEDNLVSQEISLAAAQRRLDEDSTTSDDGVISAQFNLANQTMSLESQKLSLPWASVNSAWAQVESAQRNLENAQRNYDDAVSRPDTPASQVDSLYESLISAQENLESAQRSYYSASASYRQAEISLQQQENSILQAELDLEAAQQSGGDPDLVDALIEAQLAVDRTREEIANSTLVSPIEGVVLEVTIQPGDSVSAYTGVITIALPQPLEAIATIAFTDTQLLQIGQVGICEEANNADSRVQCVIRQLPISNRDVDQTVRVAATLPELVSGSLVNITMTLSESMDTLWLPPQALNVFGNRTFVVLQTEEGERVQDVTVGLETDDRVEILSGVEEGDVIVQQ; via the coding sequence ATGAGATTACGCATCGGATTCATCATCATCGCTTTATTAGTCGCTGCCTGCCAGCCTGCGCAAAATGATTTTGCGCAGGACATCACTGCCACGGCGACGCCTATCCCAACAGCACAGGCGGCCCAACGGACGACTTATACTGTGCAGCGCGGCACCGTCAGCGAGTTGTACGAGTTCACCGGGCGCTGGTTGCCCCGCGACCAGATGCAGCTTGCGTTCCAGGTCAGCGGCAATGTTCGCAGTGTGACAGTACAGCGCGGCGATACTGTTTCTGTGGGGGAACTGCTGGCGGATTTGCAGATTGATGACCTGGAAGACAACCTGGTCAGCCAGGAAATCTCCTTGGCAGCCGCACAGCGCCGCCTGGACGAAGACAGCACCACCAGTGACGACGGCGTTATCAGCGCACAATTTAACCTCGCCAACCAGACGATGTCGCTGGAAAGCCAGAAGCTGAGCTTACCCTGGGCCAGCGTCAATAGCGCCTGGGCACAGGTGGAATCCGCACAGCGTAATCTTGAAAATGCGCAGCGTAATTATGACGATGCCGTCAGCCGCCCGGACACACCAGCCTCACAGGTTGATTCACTCTATGAATCGCTCATTTCAGCCCAGGAAAACCTGGAAAGCGCCCAACGGAGCTATTACAGTGCGTCTGCAAGCTATCGTCAGGCAGAGATTAGCCTGCAACAGCAGGAAAACAGCATCCTACAAGCCGAGCTTGACCTGGAAGCCGCCCAGCAATCCGGCGGCGATCCTGATCTGGTCGATGCATTGATAGAAGCCCAGCTTGCTGTTGACCGCACACGGGAAGAAATTGCCAATTCGACGCTCGTCTCTCCGATTGAGGGCGTCGTGCTAGAAGTCACAATTCAACCGGGGGATAGTGTCTCTGCTTATACAGGTGTGATCACAATTGCGCTGCCACAACCTTTAGAGGCCATTGCAACCATCGCCTTCACCGATACGCAGCTCTTGCAAATTGGGCAGGTCGGCATCTGCGAAGAAGCCAACAATGCCGATTCGCGCGTGCAATGTGTAATCCGCCAACTGCCGATCAGCAACCGCGATGTGGACCAGACTGTGCGTGTCGCGGCGACCTTGCCCGAATTAGTCTCTGGTTCCCTGGTGAATATCACCATGACCCTGAGTGAGAGCATGGATACCTTATGGCTGCCGCCGCAAGCGCTGAATGTCTTTGGCAATCGCACGTTCGTCGTCCTACAAACGGAAGAAGGCGAACGCGTGCAGGACGTCACCGTCGGGTTGGAAACAGACGACCGCGTCGAAATCCTCAGTGGCGTTGAAGAAGGCGACGTCATCGTCCAGCAGTAG
- a CDS encoding ABC transporter substrate-binding protein, with translation MRITRWSLFSVLVLVLSVGLTNAQSNDIILQIAAPFIAEDLLQDTISNYEAQHPGVQVQLVTYNGFGSMPVQSSDDAETYQDDLMAYFETADILLVDDGLTPEATRAGYLLDLSPLVQSDPNYDPNAFVGNLSNAFVWDGGQWAVPISTNYTVLTYVPDAFDAAGLTYPTPNWTMDDLIFAAETLTEYNADGSVAMPGLMIQGGTGGTAFQTLIISLLGHGVYSDASIPSSPDYSDPTLAALMERWQAFEDEGLLTASGEINNSLIPMVLGNGQNGIGVRAGAPGAFGGQNSTAITQVAEVMPGGSAGLQVNGYAISSGTAYPQEAYELVKYLIQDPNAVALSNGSTPAISGTDTTVQMPGGGFSITMGVSDTLAAIVDSALANGLTPADMRFISGIADAFDYMDSEGLDAQSALDVAATDWLERLTVADSRGATTSIVVNAPETIAQLAESEIALSFGVLRGFGGGIETWQALGDEFAAIDAEVGRVDVDQVMGLQSDSFTTDYDCFYSGDNLVPELDLTTILSLDPLIFSDTTLDVNDYIPGILEQVQVNGQTYALPIQVQPLVLEVNTALFEEAGVPVPDGTWNVSQFEDALQQLMNVVGEGEAPLQLTTLGETGLLSLITIYGGMPFDLTTDTMGLNFTDPNTVAAIQQVLDLVKAGYISYFAPAGVGAVTAAAGPPQGDVAISSSVQGAFGRGGFGGPGGGNNIPTQSITFPTGNNNAVSFQLGGLYLSASSQHPEACYRFMSYVANSADSFNTMPTRYSLINSNALLSVQGQETVDFYNAMANLMSQPNTVVLPSVLQTLGFGSTNWLLGVFESYINDEVTDLATELQIAQERTQDFMDCIETAQAELGQNNSEESFTNFFQQVETCEASANA, from the coding sequence ATGAGAATAACACGTTGGTCATTGTTTAGCGTGCTTGTGCTGGTGCTCTCAGTCGGGCTTACCAACGCACAAAGTAATGACATCATCCTGCAAATCGCTGCGCCCTTCATCGCAGAAGACTTGTTGCAGGATACGATCAGCAACTACGAAGCCCAGCATCCTGGGGTTCAGGTCCAGCTTGTGACGTATAACGGCTTTGGCAGTATGCCTGTGCAAAGCAGCGATGATGCCGAAACCTATCAGGATGACCTCATGGCCTACTTTGAGACAGCGGACATCCTGCTTGTCGATGACGGGCTGACACCGGAAGCAACCCGTGCAGGCTATCTGCTGGACCTCAGCCCTCTGGTGCAAAGCGACCCGAATTACGACCCGAATGCGTTCGTGGGCAACTTATCGAATGCGTTCGTATGGGATGGCGGCCAATGGGCAGTGCCGATCTCTACTAATTACACGGTCCTGACGTATGTGCCGGATGCCTTCGACGCGGCAGGCCTGACCTATCCGACGCCGAATTGGACAATGGATGACCTGATCTTCGCCGCAGAAACATTAACGGAATACAACGCCGATGGCAGCGTCGCGATGCCGGGGCTGATGATCCAGGGTGGTACAGGCGGCACAGCATTCCAGACGTTGATCATCAGCTTACTAGGACATGGCGTCTACAGCGATGCCAGCATCCCAAGTTCCCCCGATTACAGCGACCCGACCCTGGCAGCTTTGATGGAACGGTGGCAGGCATTTGAAGATGAAGGCCTGTTAACAGCTTCTGGAGAAATCAATAATAGCCTGATCCCGATGGTCCTTGGTAATGGGCAGAACGGGATCGGCGTACGCGCAGGCGCTCCAGGGGCATTCGGCGGCCAGAATTCAACCGCCATCACCCAGGTTGCCGAGGTGATGCCTGGGGGTTCAGCCGGATTGCAGGTGAATGGCTATGCCATCAGCAGCGGCACCGCCTACCCCCAAGAGGCTTATGAACTGGTGAAGTATCTCATCCAGGACCCGAACGCCGTCGCACTCTCGAACGGATCAACACCCGCCATCAGCGGTACAGATACCACTGTACAAATGCCGGGCGGCGGTTTTTCGATTACCATGGGCGTATCGGATACCCTGGCCGCCATTGTTGACAGCGCCCTGGCGAATGGCCTCACACCGGCGGATATGCGCTTCATCAGCGGCATTGCCGACGCCTTCGACTATATGGACAGCGAAGGATTGGACGCACAATCCGCCCTGGATGTCGCGGCAACGGATTGGCTGGAACGGCTGACGGTCGCTGATAGTCGGGGCGCGACAACCAGTATCGTCGTCAACGCACCGGAGACAATCGCCCAATTGGCTGAGAGTGAAATCGCGCTGAGCTTCGGCGTCCTGCGCGGCTTCGGCGGTGGTATAGAAACCTGGCAAGCCTTAGGCGATGAATTTGCAGCTATAGATGCCGAAGTGGGCCGCGTGGATGTTGACCAGGTGATGGGCTTGCAGTCAGATTCCTTCACGACAGATTATGACTGCTTCTATTCTGGGGACAACCTCGTCCCCGAACTCGACTTGACGACCATTCTCAGCCTGGACCCGCTGATCTTCTCGGATACGACGCTTGACGTCAACGATTATATCCCCGGCATCCTGGAACAGGTGCAGGTGAATGGGCAGACATACGCGCTGCCGATCCAGGTGCAGCCATTGGTGCTTGAAGTCAACACGGCACTGTTCGAAGAAGCCGGCGTCCCCGTGCCAGATGGCACCTGGAATGTCAGTCAGTTTGAAGACGCGCTGCAACAGCTTATGAATGTCGTCGGCGAAGGCGAAGCGCCGCTGCAACTGACCACCCTGGGGGAGACGGGGCTGCTTTCACTGATTACAATCTATGGTGGCATGCCCTTTGACTTGACAACCGACACCATGGGTCTAAACTTCACCGACCCGAACACGGTCGCAGCTATCCAGCAGGTGCTTGATCTGGTAAAGGCGGGGTATATCAGCTACTTCGCCCCGGCAGGTGTGGGCGCAGTGACAGCTGCAGCCGGGCCGCCGCAGGGCGATGTCGCGATCTCGTCTTCTGTGCAAGGTGCATTCGGTCGAGGCGGATTCGGTGGCCCTGGTGGTGGCAACAATATCCCGACGCAGAGCATCACCTTCCCGACTGGCAACAACAACGCTGTATCGTTCCAGTTGGGTGGATTGTACCTGAGTGCGAGCAGCCAACATCCTGAAGCTTGCTATCGTTTTATGTCTTATGTTGCTAATTCAGCCGATAGCTTTAACACCATGCCGACGCGCTATTCGCTCATCAATAGCAACGCGCTGCTCTCTGTACAAGGCCAGGAAACCGTCGACTTCTACAATGCGATGGCGAACTTGATGTCACAACCCAATACAGTCGTCTTGCCGAGTGTGCTTCAGACGCTTGGGTTTGGGTCAACAAACTGGTTGCTGGGCGTGTTCGAGAGCTACATCAATGACGAAGTCACTGATCTGGCTACGGAGTTGCAAATCGCCCAGGAGCGCACGCAGGACTTTATGGACTGTATCGAGACAGCCCAAGCAGAACTAGGCCAGAACAACAGCGAAGAAAGCTTCACGAATTTCTTTCAGCAGGTAGAAACCTGCGAAGCTTCTGCGAACGCCTAG
- a CDS encoding ABC transporter permease produces MFKIIDIVAFTLERIRQHFTLVLWVLIGIIVAVTLALSLPLYVDAVYSGILESRLDNPPYAYLYRYLGAWEGNISLDELQSADTAIKGQFADAIGLPIDKATTYISSGRYATRLAESNVQVGTFTVGSLSDAEGLMTITAGEWPPEDTGDQIPLLLPESMLFANGVQVGDVLTIQRSGGQAQEAVIAAMWRATNENDPQWLFPPRFFEQVILVPEETLPGLIEGLEAPIEEVDWYVIFNGDDLRTSDIDALLTNSARARIQIERVLPGITLSESPEDGLIAFNAEADSLTQQLFIIVMPVAGLVLYFISVVSGLLVTRQQAEDVKLRSRGMSRTAILTVHVLMWALIVIVALISALLLSPLLVQLIGRTVSFLDFTGTTSVESIELSSEALLLAVGAGVAAASSGLLLAWRITLQNINSLQRVSKQASMAWWQRSYLDILAIVLAGYVLYTLMQRQGIDASADSPFADPLTFIGPTLFALGLTLLFLRLLPIVLGIAARIIGITSNIPLLMSLRELTRSMGRYRGTLLMTAFTLSLAGYTASMANTLDQSLLDVIQYRVGSELKVTTISDTQTESTEDDSGETTDEVTGYNAPPVLDLWNLPEIESLSRVGEYDARITLGGQRLTGLVLGVDREGLGGVTYMRNDYSDVPLGNMLNELADNRTGVILSKKTAEQYNILIGEEITYQITALGEWQSEIRATIIGLIDYFPTIDPDAQDFFLITSITPLFEVVGTPLPFDVWINMAEDATLDTTKQAIASINFPVLRYDDPDTQLAQAQAEPSRRGVLGFLSVGFVAAIILTLIGSIIQSTASLQAQSAQLGSLRAMGLGSFSVRLYVLLLQSLIAISGVGSGTLIGLGTTILFLPMFDFSGGLPPYQLRLAWDEILLVYGMFGAVLLLVALVMAFVLTRQQLSNAIKLGSI; encoded by the coding sequence ATGTTCAAAATAATCGACATAGTGGCGTTTACGCTCGAACGCATCCGGCAGCACTTTACGCTCGTGCTATGGGTGCTGATCGGCATCATCGTCGCTGTCACACTGGCACTGAGCCTGCCGCTCTATGTCGATGCCGTTTATAGTGGCATTCTGGAATCTCGCCTGGATAACCCGCCTTATGCCTATCTCTATCGTTATTTGGGTGCATGGGAAGGCAATATCTCGCTGGATGAATTGCAGTCAGCTGATACAGCGATCAAAGGCCAGTTTGCGGATGCTATTGGCCTGCCAATCGATAAGGCGACGACTTATATCAGCAGTGGGCGCTACGCTACCCGCCTTGCTGAAAGCAATGTACAGGTCGGCACGTTTACAGTTGGCAGCCTGAGCGATGCCGAAGGCCTCATGACGATCACTGCCGGGGAATGGCCGCCAGAAGATACAGGCGACCAGATCCCGCTGCTGCTGCCGGAGAGTATGCTCTTCGCCAATGGGGTGCAGGTCGGTGACGTGCTGACGATACAGCGCTCAGGCGGGCAGGCTCAGGAAGCGGTCATCGCCGCTATGTGGCGCGCCACCAATGAAAATGACCCGCAGTGGTTGTTCCCGCCGCGCTTCTTCGAGCAAGTCATCTTAGTCCCGGAAGAAACATTACCCGGCCTCATTGAAGGCCTTGAAGCACCGATTGAAGAAGTCGATTGGTATGTCATCTTCAATGGCGATGACCTGCGCACTTCCGATATTGATGCCCTGCTGACGAACAGCGCTCGTGCTCGCATCCAGATTGAGCGCGTGCTGCCGGGTATTACGCTAAGTGAATCGCCGGAAGACGGCCTGATTGCCTTCAATGCAGAAGCAGATTCCCTGACTCAACAGTTATTCATCATCGTGATGCCTGTAGCCGGATTGGTACTCTATTTTATCTCGGTGGTTTCTGGGTTGTTGGTCACGCGCCAGCAAGCGGAAGATGTAAAGCTGCGCAGCCGGGGTATGAGCCGCACCGCCATCCTGACGGTGCATGTGCTCATGTGGGCGCTGATCGTCATCGTCGCGCTCATCAGCGCCCTGCTCCTCAGCCCCTTACTGGTCCAGCTCATCGGGCGCACGGTATCTTTCCTCGATTTTACAGGCACGACTTCTGTCGAAAGTATCGAACTGTCGTCAGAGGCCCTGCTCTTGGCTGTAGGGGCAGGGGTCGCGGCAGCGAGCAGCGGCTTACTGCTGGCATGGCGCATCACCCTGCAAAATATCAACAGCCTGCAGCGCGTCAGCAAGCAGGCATCTATGGCATGGTGGCAACGCTCTTATCTCGATATTCTGGCGATTGTGCTGGCTGGTTATGTGCTCTATACGCTCATGCAGCGGCAGGGCATTGATGCCAGCGCCGATAGCCCCTTCGCGGACCCGCTGACGTTCATCGGGCCGACGCTCTTCGCCCTGGGGCTGACACTGCTCTTTTTGCGGCTGCTGCCGATTGTCTTAGGCATTGCAGCCCGTATTATTGGCATCACCAGCAATATTCCCTTATTGATGTCCTTAAGAGAACTCACGCGCAGCATGGGGCGCTATCGCGGCACCCTGCTGATGACGGCCTTCACGCTCAGCTTGGCGGGTTATACTGCGTCTATGGCGAACACGCTGGACCAGAGCTTGCTGGATGTGATTCAGTATCGCGTTGGCTCAGAGCTTAAAGTCACCACAATTTCAGACACGCAGACGGAGAGCACCGAGGACGACAGCGGCGAAACAACCGATGAAGTCACGGGGTATAACGCGCCACCTGTTCTCGATTTGTGGAATCTGCCGGAAATCGAGAGCCTTTCGCGCGTGGGGGAATATGATGCACGCATCACCCTGGGCGGCCAACGCCTGACAGGCCTTGTGTTGGGTGTCGACCGCGAAGGATTGGGCGGCGTCACCTATATGCGCAACGATTACAGCGATGTACCGCTTGGCAATATGCTCAATGAGCTGGCAGATAACCGCACGGGGGTCATCCTCAGCAAGAAGACCGCCGAGCAGTACAACATCCTGATTGGTGAAGAAATCACCTATCAGATTACGGCATTAGGCGAGTGGCAGAGCGAAATCCGTGCGACCATCATCGGGCTGATTGATTACTTCCCGACAATTGACCCTGACGCTCAGGATTTCTTCCTGATTACGAGCATCACACCTTTGTTCGAGGTGGTAGGAACGCCCTTACCCTTCGATGTGTGGATTAATATGGCCGAAGATGCCACGCTCGATACGACCAAGCAAGCCATTGCTTCCATTAATTTCCCGGTCCTGCGCTATGACGACCCCGATACCCAATTGGCCCAGGCCCAGGCAGAACCGAGCCGCCGTGGTGTGCTCGGCTTCTTGTCGGTGGGGTTCGTCGCTGCGATTATACTGACGCTCATCGGATCCATCATTCAAAGCACCGCGTCATTACAAGCGCAGTCCGCGCAGCTTGGCTCCTTGCGTGCAATGGGCCTGGGCAGTTTTTCCGTCCGATTATATGTGCTGCTGCTGCAATCTTTGATCGCAATCAGCGGTGTGGGCAGTGGCACGCTCATCGGCCTTGGCACAACGATCTTATTCCTGCCTATGTTCGACTTCAGCGGCGGGTTGCCACCGTATCAACTGCGGTTGGCATGGGATGAAATCTTGCTGGTATACGGCATGTTCGGGGCGGTGCTGCTGCTCGTTGCCCTGGTGATGGCCTTCGTCCTCACTCGTCAGCAACTTTCGAACGCGATTAAGCTAGGCAGCATCTAA
- a CDS encoding ABC transporter ATP-binding protein, producing the protein MSDTPAETINPVENTASNSPAIQRLYEGELIHVENVTRSFGTGKTQVHVLQGIDLHVEAGEMVALFGPSGSGKTTLLNLIGALDRPTSGTVIFHDTDINKLSDGKRARLRRRSFGFIFQNYTLIPTYTAAENIDLVLRLPRLHVFERRRRTRSALEAVGLSAWSDHLPGQLSGGQRQRVAIARALALRPAAILADEPTSGLDTRTAHRTLKLLRGIAAAQGTAFLIVSHDMTVRSYVDRAFELQNGKLVPQDLTAFKEQQAS; encoded by the coding sequence ATGAGTGATACACCAGCCGAGACTATCAACCCTGTTGAAAACACAGCCAGTAACAGCCCAGCCATCCAACGGCTGTACGAAGGCGAACTCATCCATGTGGAAAATGTGACGCGCAGCTTCGGCACTGGTAAGACGCAGGTGCATGTGCTGCAAGGCATTGACTTGCACGTCGAAGCTGGAGAGATGGTCGCCTTATTTGGGCCATCTGGCAGCGGCAAAACCACCCTGCTCAACCTGATCGGCGCGCTCGACCGCCCAACAAGCGGTACAGTCATATTCCACGATACGGATATTAATAAATTGAGCGACGGCAAACGGGCCCGTCTGCGGCGGCGCAGCTTTGGCTTTATCTTCCAGAATTACACGCTCATCCCAACCTATACCGCTGCCGAGAATATCGACCTTGTGCTGCGGCTGCCGCGCCTACACGTCTTTGAACGACGCAGACGTACCCGCAGCGCCTTGGAAGCTGTCGGCCTGAGTGCCTGGTCGGATCATCTACCGGGGCAGCTTTCCGGCGGTCAGCGGCAGCGCGTGGCAATCGCCCGTGCCCTGGCCTTGCGCCCTGCCGCTATCCTGGCTGATGAACCTACAAGCGGCCTGGATACGCGCACCGCGCACCGTACGCTAAAGCTGCTGCGTGGCATCGCCGCAGCGCAGGGCACCGCATTCCTGATTGTCTCGCATGATATGACCGTGCGCTCGTATGTTGACCGCGCGTTTGAATTACAGAATGGCAAACTGGTCCCACAAGATTTGACTGCATTCAAGGAGCAACAAGCCTCATGA
- a CDS encoding LysM peptidoglycan-binding domain-containing protein: protein MIKRLPGWYWTLVLCLFCLGLGLLAPRMLQQVAQNTPQVGPTNIAVTLTPLPSATPMMVAQANTDAPEVTATVTLLPPPTLEPPTPTPPPSATPTATSTQGITVNVTLEGIQGLPTATLLPEEEACEPREDWSLEYQVQDNETVTSIANKFGTNSWTLADANCLEDANTIRSGQILLVPGDNVPVEPAIDCSVPYEALQPIENAWGIPDTGTIVFNWRGPRAPRYLLRLYPPDYDFSTDNPDNYIDITFDRRQNETLDLTDIADGGIWHWEVRPLDENFVQACPGSQRWSFTKEQYIAPTATPTFDMTGSVGTG from the coding sequence ATGATAAAACGCTTACCAGGCTGGTATTGGACGCTCGTCCTGTGTCTTTTTTGTTTAGGGTTAGGCTTGTTAGCGCCGCGCATGTTGCAGCAGGTTGCCCAGAATACGCCTCAGGTCGGGCCGACGAACATTGCCGTCACGCTGACGCCGCTGCCTTCTGCCACGCCGATGATGGTCGCACAGGCTAACACAGATGCCCCAGAAGTGACAGCGACTGTAACGCTGCTGCCACCGCCGACGCTGGAACCGCCCACACCCACGCCGCCGCCTTCCGCCACGCCCACAGCCACATCGACACAGGGCATTACGGTGAACGTCACGCTGGAAGGCATTCAGGGCCTGCCAACAGCCACCCTGTTGCCAGAAGAAGAAGCTTGTGAACCGCGCGAGGATTGGTCGCTGGAATATCAGGTGCAGGATAACGAAACTGTCACCAGCATCGCCAACAAATTCGGCACCAATTCCTGGACGTTGGCCGATGCCAACTGCCTGGAAGACGCAAATACGATTCGATCTGGGCAAATACTGCTTGTCCCTGGCGACAATGTGCCTGTAGAGCCAGCGATTGATTGCTCTGTGCCATACGAAGCGCTGCAGCCGATTGAAAATGCCTGGGGTATCCCAGATACAGGTACGATTGTGTTTAACTGGCGTGGGCCACGTGCACCGCGTTACCTGCTGCGGCTCTACCCGCCGGATTACGACTTCAGCACAGATAACCCGGATAACTACATTGACATCACCTTCGACCGCCGCCAGAACGAAACACTGGACCTGACCGACATCGCGGATGGTGGCATCTGGCACTGGGAAGTACGCCCACTTGACGAAAACTTCGTCCAGGCATGCCCAGGTAGCCAACGCTGGTCTTTCACAAAAGAGCAATATATCGCACCAACCGCAACGCCCACCTTTGATATGACGGGCAGCGTCGGAACGGGCTAA
- a CDS encoding winged helix-turn-helix domain-containing protein produces the protein MTSIIIIEDDRLISEPVMRSLKGWGFQVSTADNGRLGLEMTLKQSPDLVILDIMLPEMDGWEVCKAIREKSVVPILMLTALTEEIDRILGLELGADDYLTKPFSTRELMARIKALLRRVEFDRTMMTDSQQLIIDNIRLDIHQRQVFKDNQPLDLRYKEFELLSLLALHSGQIVTRAEIFDKVWGTDWLGDMRTLDVHIRWLREKLEDDPGRPQYIQTIRGVGYRFMAGRDENES, from the coding sequence ATGACGAGCATCATCATTATCGAAGATGATCGCTTGATTTCAGAACCTGTCATGCGCTCCTTAAAGGGATGGGGCTTCCAGGTGAGTACGGCGGATAATGGCCGCCTGGGCCTGGAAATGACGCTCAAGCAATCGCCAGATCTGGTCATCCTGGATATTATGCTGCCAGAGATGGACGGTTGGGAAGTGTGCAAGGCAATCCGCGAGAAGAGCGTGGTGCCCATCCTTATGCTGACGGCCCTGACTGAAGAGATTGACCGCATCCTGGGCCTGGAACTGGGCGCGGATGATTACCTGACCAAGCCGTTCAGCACGCGTGAGCTTATGGCGCGCATTAAAGCGTTGCTGCGCCGCGTGGAATTTGACCGTACCATGATGACGGATAGCCAGCAGCTCATCATTGATAACATCCGCCTCGATATCCATCAACGGCAGGTTTTCAAAGATAATCAGCCCCTGGATTTACGTTATAAGGAATTTGAGTTGTTGAGCTTATTGGCCCTGCATTCCGGGCAGATCGTCACCCGTGCTGAAATCTTCGACAAAGTTTGGGGGACGGATTGGCTGGGCGATATGCGCACGCTTGACGTGCACATCCGCTGGCTGAGGGAAAAGCTGGAAGACGACCCCGGCAGGCCGCAGTACATCCAGACGATAAGAGGCGTCGGCTATCGATTTATGGCGGGGCGTGATGAAAACGAATCGTAA